In Nothobranchius furzeri strain GRZ-AD chromosome 18, NfurGRZ-RIMD1, whole genome shotgun sequence, a single genomic region encodes these proteins:
- the LOC129160053 gene encoding zinc finger MYM-type protein 1-like has translation MTSGWINQIRCAWKIIQLDFSLGKKRSFSSSWYQNRIWLEYSVKTDAAYCFPCRQFGSHSSSSDSTFKESGFKDWKHATEKDKGLNNHASSKDHILCEKLWREKRMRIETDSEITSLVHKDQPAHNRYYVSSIIDIVAFLAINLPFRGDTDAWESAGQTGSGLFLLFEFTLEKDPNLAKIIPAIPRNATYTSHEIQNVIIELMSRQVTEHMVEEIGNSFYTVKMDGTRDPTGCENLSIVLCFLDETYSIKERLLTIATSDAGDAKTLTQTLISEIRKAGLTTDKIISQVYDGASLMSGKLGGVQALLQDELGREIPNVHCFNHQLHLVIVHVMSAERAIEDLFSVCNALYKFTRKPTVAARYKGNTLKRLLEQRWTGHLATVEVILKSFQEILEVLDHVENTPSFPADTRMEAAGLRSAVSKPSFRFHALVVQKILAILEPPNRMLQSEEMDLQTAVQLVNSARECILALRTEEVFMELWKECCGTEANGTASHQSKRKCSVNRNLNDYILEQTSGARPQENQIKEQQRLFYSCIDAVAGEIVHRFGERNSKLIESMVSLNPESTSFLDPERTKPLLALTGTTVNEAEFVVARQHILKHTETFTPPDEGKWTIKTVLHHFHSSLEAMPSVITAYKAALTLGASTALCENSFSTLKNVFNSTEEACYTPEKLV, from the coding sequence ATGACCTCGGGGTGGATAAACCAAATCAGGTGCGCCTGGAAAATTATCCAGTTAGACTTTTCTCTGGGAAAAAAACGCAGTTTTTCTTCTTCATGGTACCAAAATAGAATATGGTTGGAGTATTCAGTGAAAACAGATGCAGCATACTGTTTCCCCTGCAGACAGTTTGGTTCTCATTCCTCATCATCCGACTCAACATTCAAAGAATCAGGCTTTAAAGATTGGAAGCATGCAACAGAAAAAGATAAAGGACTGAACAATCATGCATCATCTAAAGACCACATATTGTGTGAGAAACTTTGGAGAGAGAAAAGAATGCGCATTGAGACTGATTCTGAAATCACAAGCCTGGTGCACAAAGATCAACCGGCCCACAACAGATATTATGTAAGCTCAATCATTGACATTGTAGCTTTTCTTGCTATCAATCTGCCTTTCAGAGGAGACACTGATGCATGGGAGTCAGCAGGACAGACTGGTAGTGGCTTATTCTTATTGTTTGAGTTTACTCTGGAAAAAGACCCAAATTTGGCTAAAATAATTCCTGCCATCCCAAGAAATGCAACATACACAAGCCACGAGATTCAGAATGTAATTATAGAACTAATGAGTCGACAGGTGACTGAGCATATGGTTGAGGAAATAGGGAACTCTTTTTACACGGTCAAAATGGATGGAACCAGAGATCCAACAGGATGTGAAAATCTCTCTATTGTCCTGTGCTTTCTTGATGAAACGTATTCAATAAAGGAGAGACTGCTGACTATTGCTACATCAGACGCAGGTGATGCTAAAACTCTCACACAGACACTGATCTCAGAAATAAGAAAAGCTGGCCTGACAACAGACAAAATAATCAGCCAGGTGTATGATGGAGCCTCTCTGATGTCAGGAAAACTGGGTGGGGTTCAAGCTCTCCTGCAAGATGAACTTGGCAGAGAAATCCCAAACGTGCACTGCTTTAATCACCAGCTTCACTTGGTAATAGTTCATGTCATGTCTGCTGAGAGAGCTATTGAAGATCTGTTCAGTGTCTGCAATGCCCTGTACAAGTTCACAAGAAAGCCCACTGTTGCAGCTAGATATAAGGGGAACACACTGAAACGTTTACTGGAACAGCGCTGGACAGGACACCTGGCTACAGTAGAAGTCATTCTCAAATCTTTTCAGGAGATTCTTGAAGTGCTGGATCATGTTGAAAACACACCTTCATTCCCAGCAGACACAAGGATGGAGGCAGCAGGGCTGCGTAGCGCTGTGTCCAAACCAAGCTTCCGCTTCCATGCTCTTGTTGTGCAGAAGATTCTGGCCATTCTTGAGCCACCCAACAGGATGCTACAGTCAGAAGAAATGGATCTCCAAACAGCTGTCCAGCTTGTGAACAGTGCCAGGGAGTGCATTTTGGCCCTGCGCACTGAGGAAGTCTTCATGGAGTTGTGGAAGGAGTGTTGTGGAACGGAGGCCAATGGCACTGCCAGCCATCAGAGTAAGAGAAAGTGCAGTGTCAACAGAAACCTAAACGATTACATTTTGGAGCAGACATCAGGAGCACGGCCACAGGAAAACCAGATCAAAGAACAACAGCGATTGTTTTacagctgcattgatgctgttgcAGGTGAAATTGTGCACCGTTTTGGAGAGCGAAACAGCAAATTGATAGAAAGTATGGTTTCTCTTAATCCAGAAAGTACCTCCTTCCTGGATCCCGAAAGAACGAAACCTCTGCTTGCTCTAACAGGAACCACAGTAAATGAAGCTGAGTTTGTGGTTGCCCGTCAACACATTCTAAAACACACAGAGACCTTTACACCGCCAGATGAAGGGAAATGGACAATAAAAACAGTGCTTCATCATTTTCACAGCAGCCTGGAAGCAATGCCTAGTGTCATCACTGCCTACAAGGCTGCACTGACCCTTGGAGCCTCTACAGCCTTGTGTGAGAATAGTTTTTCCACTTTAAAAAATGTGTTCAACAGCACAGAAGAAGCATGTTACACACCCGAAAAGCTTGTTTAA